In Hemiscyllium ocellatum isolate sHemOce1 chromosome 2, sHemOce1.pat.X.cur, whole genome shotgun sequence, a single window of DNA contains:
- the fxn gene encoding frataxin, mitochondrial isoform X1, with protein sequence MRNSAARSSHKECESRADVIVGLHIPHHPNRWQMAGFLNRGLCPSIFRFTRHLRVTTVPEIHHVTILSLNTFSTGFQHSDWLRCLQLQRKEIHSSTLRRMENASLLDEATYERLAEETLDLLADFFEDLGDQPFVPKDYDVTFANGVLTINMGEALGTYVINKQTPNRQIWLSSPISGPKRYDWTGKKWVYSHDGICLHGLLTKEFSTTFKTQVDVLSVADVSDV encoded by the exons ATGCGCAACAGTGCCGCTCGCTCCTCACACAAGGAGTGCGAGTCGAGGGCCGATGTGATCGTTGGCCTTCACATCCCCCACCATCCAAACCGGTGGCAAATGGCGGGTTTTCTAAATCGGGGCTTATGCCCCTCGATCTTCAGGTTTACAAGGCATCTGAGAGTAACGACAGTCCCCGAAATTCATCATGTAACAATTCTCTCACTCAACACGTTTTCCACG GGTTTTCAGCATTCAGACTGGTTAAGGTGCTTACAGTTGCAGAGGAAGGAAATTCATTCATCAACTTTGAGAAGAATGGAAAATGCAAG TTTACTGGATGAAGCCACATATGAGAGACTTGCAGAAGAAACATTGGACCTTTTAGCTGACTTCTTTGAAGATCTTGGAGATCAACCATTTGTTCCAAAAGACTATGATGTAACATTTGCG aatggtgtgttgacAATAAATATGGGAGAAGCCTTGGGGACATATGTGATTAATAAACAGACTCCAAACCGACAAATCTGGTTATCATCTCCCATCAG TGGGCCTAAGCGATACGATTGGACCGGGAAAAAATGGGTCTATTCTCATGATGGAATTTGTTTACATGGTCTGCTCACGAAGGAGTTCTCTACAACATTCAAGACCCAAGTGGATGTACTTTCAGTAGCAGATGTCAGTGATGTATGA
- the fxn gene encoding frataxin, mitochondrial isoform X2: MRNSAARSSHKECESRADVIVGLHIPHHPNRWQMAGFLNRGLCPSIFRFTRHLRVTTVPEIHHVTILSLNTFSTGFQHSDWLRCLQLQRKEIHSSTLRRMENASLLDEATYERLAEETLDLLADFFEDLGDQPFVPKDYDNGVLTINMGEALGTYVINKQTPNRQIWLSSPISGPKRYDWTGKKWVYSHDGICLHGLLTKEFSTTFKTQVDVLSVADVSDV; the protein is encoded by the exons ATGCGCAACAGTGCCGCTCGCTCCTCACACAAGGAGTGCGAGTCGAGGGCCGATGTGATCGTTGGCCTTCACATCCCCCACCATCCAAACCGGTGGCAAATGGCGGGTTTTCTAAATCGGGGCTTATGCCCCTCGATCTTCAGGTTTACAAGGCATCTGAGAGTAACGACAGTCCCCGAAATTCATCATGTAACAATTCTCTCACTCAACACGTTTTCCACG GGTTTTCAGCATTCAGACTGGTTAAGGTGCTTACAGTTGCAGAGGAAGGAAATTCATTCATCAACTTTGAGAAGAATGGAAAATGCAAG TTTACTGGATGAAGCCACATATGAGAGACTTGCAGAAGAAACATTGGACCTTTTAGCTGACTTCTTTGAAGATCTTGGAGATCAACCATTTGTTCCAAAAGACTATGAT aatggtgtgttgacAATAAATATGGGAGAAGCCTTGGGGACATATGTGATTAATAAACAGACTCCAAACCGACAAATCTGGTTATCATCTCCCATCAG TGGGCCTAAGCGATACGATTGGACCGGGAAAAAATGGGTCTATTCTCATGATGGAATTTGTTTACATGGTCTGCTCACGAAGGAGTTCTCTACAACATTCAAGACCCAAGTGGATGTACTTTCAGTAGCAGATGTCAGTGATGTATGA